Proteins encoded in a region of the Nostoc sp. UHCC 0926 genome:
- a CDS encoding NAD/NADP octopine/nopaline dehydrogenase family protein, with protein sequence MLHTSYLVVGRGHIGLATAVYLSNQGYTVYLFSRRSSILAQTRTIHSIGSVSPGSYPVAACSNNIYELAELNGGRLPINVVICCRGQDIEPYARILVEYINPQMNILVFCASRFAGRVFCNVLQRLGISKEQLPAVADVNNTPFVSRGNTEDKISISTLTNKFFVAAQNRTMTNRIVSAYQSVFSNLWAAASVLEINLNKVNDIIHLPLLLVSLARWESGEDYNPYHNLSSRTVGLIEHLDRDRIAVGEALGVLNLIDIISHYQIAYGTTGSSLYEHMQQVGAYSSTTLCNPHHRYLVEDLPYGCFPLQVLARLAGVETPFLDSCITIGNKFLDIPLEWTAEFLELARPQFSQEL encoded by the coding sequence ATGCTACATACTAGCTATTTGGTTGTAGGGAGAGGACATATTGGTTTAGCGACAGCTGTCTATTTGAGTAATCAAGGATATACTGTTTACCTTTTCTCTCGCCGTTCTTCCATTCTTGCCCAAACAAGAACCATTCACTCAATTGGATCAGTTTCTCCCGGAAGTTATCCAGTTGCAGCTTGTTCCAATAATATTTATGAGTTGGCGGAACTAAATGGTGGTAGACTACCAATCAATGTGGTGATCTGTTGTCGCGGTCAAGACATCGAACCCTATGCCAGGATTCTAGTTGAATATATCAATCCTCAAATGAACATTCTGGTTTTCTGTGCTAGTCGCTTTGCAGGTCGGGTTTTTTGTAATGTACTTCAAAGATTGGGAATATCTAAGGAACAGTTGCCTGCTGTGGCTGATGTCAATAATACTCCCTTCGTCAGTCGCGGTAATACAGAGGATAAAATCAGCATTAGCACGCTTACCAACAAGTTCTTTGTAGCAGCTCAGAACCGAACCATGACAAATCGGATTGTGAGCGCTTACCAATCTGTGTTTAGTAATTTATGGGCTGCTGCTTCGGTTTTAGAAATTAATCTCAATAAAGTTAATGACATTATCCACCTTCCTCTGCTTCTGGTTTCATTAGCTAGATGGGAATCTGGTGAGGATTACAACCCCTATCATAACCTTAGTTCCCGTACTGTTGGACTCATTGAGCATTTGGATCGCGATCGCATAGCAGTGGGTGAAGCACTGGGAGTGCTCAACTTAATTGATATCATTTCCCACTATCAAATCGCATATGGAACCACCGGATCATCCCTTTATGAACATATGCAGCAGGTTGGAGCCTACTCCAGCACGACGCTGTGTAACCCTCATCACCGCTATTTGGTAGAGGATCTGCCTTATGGCTGTTTTCCCTTACAAGTTTTAGCTCGTCTAGCTGGAGTGGAAACACCATTTCTGGACAGTTGCATCACAATAGGAAATAAGTTTCTTGACATACCTCTGGAGTGGACTGCTGAGTTTTTAGAATTGGCTCGGCCTCAGTTCAGTCAAGAACTTTAA
- the nifE gene encoding nitrogenase iron-molybdenum cofactor biosynthesis protein NifE — protein MKNTQVIINKPLNETACKHNPKKLGDKKKLTCTKSPQPGASQGNCPLDGAMVSVGAITDVVHLVHGAVACTHNPWATHGSLSSSSQLYQTAFTTDLGENNVIFGGEKKLYKAILDVAQRYNPAAVFVYATCITALIGDDIDNICKLAAQKIDIPVVYVNSPGFLGSKNLGNRIGNETLLKHVIGTAEPEFTTPFDINIIGEYNVAGDLWNVLPLFKRLGIRVLSKITGDARYKEVCYAHRAKLNVVICSNVVLPMAQTMKELYEIPYIEESFFGVENLNHCLRNIAAILGDKYLQERTEWLIKEENAALDIALAPYRAQLKGKRIILFTGGVKIWSIILAAKDLGMEVIATTNAKTTENEKAKIKQYLGQDGIILPEATPEVLLQVLKDTKADMLITGTGNKYTALKAQIPFLDVNHERHHAYAGYMGLVELARELYKALYSPVWEQVRKPAPWDEKINLDVA, from the coding sequence ATGAAAAATACTCAAGTAATAATTAACAAACCACTCAACGAAACAGCTTGCAAACATAACCCAAAAAAATTGGGTGACAAGAAAAAACTAACTTGCACAAAATCACCACAACCAGGTGCAAGCCAAGGAAATTGCCCTTTAGATGGAGCGATGGTTTCTGTTGGAGCTATTACTGATGTTGTTCATTTAGTACATGGTGCTGTTGCTTGTACTCATAATCCTTGGGCGACTCATGGTAGCCTGTCATCAAGTTCTCAATTATACCAAACTGCTTTTACTACTGACTTGGGTGAGAATAATGTCATTTTTGGTGGTGAAAAGAAACTGTACAAAGCTATTCTCGACGTTGCTCAACGCTATAATCCTGCGGCTGTTTTTGTCTACGCTACTTGTATTACCGCTTTGATTGGTGATGATATTGATAATATCTGTAAACTGGCTGCACAAAAAATTGATATTCCGGTTGTCTATGTAAATTCGCCTGGATTTCTTGGTAGTAAAAATTTAGGTAATCGCATTGGCAATGAGACTTTATTGAAACATGTAATCGGAACAGCAGAACCAGAATTTACCACTCCTTTCGATATCAATATTATTGGTGAGTACAACGTTGCTGGTGATTTGTGGAATGTTTTACCACTGTTTAAGAGATTGGGTATACGCGTTCTCTCCAAAATTACGGGTGATGCTCGCTATAAAGAAGTTTGCTATGCTCATCGTGCCAAGTTGAATGTAGTCATTTGCTCAAATGTAGTGCTGCCAATGGCGCAAACAATGAAAGAACTTTATGAAATTCCTTATATTGAAGAATCTTTCTTCGGTGTGGAAAACTTAAACCATTGCTTGCGAAATATTGCAGCAATATTAGGAGATAAATATCTTCAAGAACGTACAGAATGGTTGATAAAAGAAGAAAACGCAGCCTTAGATATTGCCCTAGCTCCCTACCGTGCCCAGTTGAAAGGCAAACGGATTATTCTTTTTACTGGTGGTGTAAAAATTTGGTCGATTATTTTAGCTGCCAAAGATTTGGGAATGGAAGTGATTGCTACCACTAATGCAAAGACTACAGAAAATGAAAAAGCCAAAATTAAACAATATCTTGGTCAAGATGGCATTATTTTGCCTGAAGCAACCCCGGAAGTATTACTACAAGTTTTAAAGGATACAAAAGCTGATATGTTGATTACTGGGACTGGCAATAAATATACAGCACTCAAAGCACAAATTCCTTTTCTGGATGTTAACCATGAACGCCATCATGCCTACGCTGGTTATATGGGGCTGGTGGAACTAGCACGAGAATTGTATAAAGCCTTGTATAGTCCTGTGTGGGAGCAAGTCAGGAAACCTGCGCCTTGGGATGAAAAAATCAACCTTGATGTTGCTTGA